Proteins encoded within one genomic window of Phototrophicus methaneseepsis:
- a CDS encoding ABC transporter permease, whose protein sequence is MTTKFQRYLLNKFFWFLIAFFVALILNFLLPRLIPGNPVDVIVGQMGAGGGISGESLQKIYASYIEEFGLDKPFGEQFLIYLNRLAHGDLGVSFALSPRRVQSLIGEALPWTVLLQLPAILIGWIVGNLLGALTAYKKGWFDRALFPSFLFVSSMPYYCLSIILLYVFAVHWQIFPAGGGYSYSMSPNLSWSFISSALEHYWLPFLSLVIVFIGGQAIGMRAMSIYELDADYVRFSRSLGVDDNRVIGYIFRNAMLPQITGLALSIGSLVSGALITEIVFGYPGIGSLLFSSIRQSDYPVVQGITLLIMIAVLVANFLVDIAYGFIDPRIRAKATGDR, encoded by the coding sequence ATGACTACTAAATTTCAAAGGTATCTATTAAACAAGTTCTTCTGGTTTTTAATTGCGTTTTTCGTTGCGCTCATCCTCAACTTCCTGCTGCCGCGGCTGATCCCAGGGAACCCGGTCGATGTCATCGTCGGCCAGATGGGGGCTGGGGGCGGCATCAGTGGCGAATCACTCCAAAAAATCTATGCCTCCTATATTGAAGAATTTGGCCTGGATAAACCCTTTGGCGAACAATTCCTCATTTATCTGAATCGCCTGGCGCACGGTGATCTTGGCGTATCGTTTGCGCTATCGCCGCGACGTGTCCAGAGCTTAATTGGGGAGGCCTTACCCTGGACAGTCCTGCTGCAGCTACCAGCTATTTTGATTGGTTGGATTGTAGGGAACCTATTAGGCGCACTAACCGCTTATAAGAAGGGCTGGTTCGACCGGGCGCTGTTCCCCTCCTTCCTGTTTGTTTCCAGTATGCCGTACTATTGTTTGTCGATTATCTTGCTGTATGTTTTTGCTGTTCACTGGCAAATCTTCCCCGCAGGTGGCGGCTACAGCTATTCAATGTCCCCCAACTTAAGCTGGTCGTTTATTAGCAGCGCCCTGGAGCACTACTGGCTGCCCTTCTTATCGTTGGTCATCGTCTTCATCGGTGGGCAAGCTATCGGTATGCGGGCCATGTCTATTTATGAGCTTGACGCCGATTACGTGCGCTTCTCGCGCAGCCTGGGCGTCGATGATAACCGCGTGATTGGTTATATCTTCCGCAATGCGATGCTGCCGCAGATCACAGGGCTGGCGCTTTCGATTGGCTCTCTCGTCAGTGGCGCGCTGATTACGGAAATTGTGTTTGGGTATCCGGGGATTGGCAGCCTGTTATTTTCGTCAATCCGGCAAAGTGACTACCCGGTTGTACAGGGCATTACCTTGCTGATTATGATCGCTGTATTGGTCGCAAACTTCCTGGTCGATATCGCCTATGGGTTTATTGATCCACGAATCCGGGCTAAAGCGACGGGTGATCGTTAA
- a CDS encoding ABC transporter substrate-binding protein, whose product MNALRRFWLISVVALLVVALGIAPAMAQSELPREETLVIAGFQWGPPSTFNPLASNVTWPAGGRHQLVYENLFAFNLLNGGLDPVLGASLEYTDETTAVVTLQDGTHFQDGEVLDSEDVVFSYELARDHDDLSYSSLFDYITGVTALDDRTIQFDLNPDQLNIGFFENFLTRIRILPEHIWAERAAGDTPLSSVEEDVPVGSGPYTVMDFGIERVVMERDDNYWGMDVYGTPAPTYLLHPIFNSNDEANLAFQRGEVDVSQTFIPQIWRMAESGAPVHTWLNEEPYYLPGTIPFLHINATVPGLDNVDVRRALAHAINYPLIAATAMSNYSIPAQASLIIPSGGEEQYFDAEAVEAEGWEYNPDEARRILEEDAGATMGSDGIYVLPDGTRLGPYTAMATFGWTDWVAAIELVAQSAQEIGIDVTTEYPEQPVIISRRNNGDFDLLIWSLDQGGSSPAAPWGRFRDALDDRGVPDFGETAFWNWSRFSNAEVPDLLDAAAASTDPAEKAELFSQLDSIYRQNIPLIPLMYRPFEFYEFNETHWTGFPTADNPYASPLPEGSGFQMLYGITPVGQ is encoded by the coding sequence ATGAATGCTTTACGTCGTTTTTGGCTCATCTCTGTGGTGGCACTCCTGGTTGTCGCCCTCGGCATCGCCCCCGCAATGGCACAAAGTGAACTTCCTCGCGAAGAAACCCTCGTTATTGCAGGCTTCCAATGGGGGCCACCGAGCACATTTAATCCTCTCGCCAGCAATGTTACATGGCCTGCTGGCGGTCGTCATCAACTCGTTTATGAAAACCTGTTCGCTTTTAACTTGCTGAATGGTGGTCTCGACCCTGTGCTGGGCGCTAGCCTGGAATATACAGATGAAACGACCGCTGTTGTAACGCTGCAAGATGGCACGCACTTCCAGGATGGCGAAGTCCTCGACAGCGAAGATGTGGTCTTCAGCTATGAACTCGCCAGAGATCATGATGATCTCTCCTACAGTTCACTTTTCGACTACATCACCGGCGTGACCGCTCTGGATGACCGCACCATTCAATTTGATCTGAACCCTGATCAACTGAATATCGGCTTCTTTGAGAACTTCCTCACCCGCATCCGCATTCTGCCAGAACATATCTGGGCAGAACGTGCTGCTGGCGATACCCCGCTTTCCAGCGTCGAAGAAGATGTACCTGTCGGCTCCGGCCCATATACGGTCATGGACTTCGGCATTGAGCGCGTTGTGATGGAACGCGACGATAATTATTGGGGTATGGATGTCTATGGCACCCCAGCACCGACCTACCTGCTGCACCCGATCTTCAACAGCAACGACGAAGCCAACCTGGCCTTCCAACGTGGTGAAGTCGATGTTTCGCAGACATTTATCCCGCAGATCTGGCGTATGGCAGAAAGCGGCGCTCCGGTCCACACCTGGCTGAATGAAGAACCATACTATCTGCCAGGGACCATTCCATTCCTGCACATCAACGCGACCGTGCCTGGTCTGGATAATGTGGATGTCCGTCGTGCACTGGCCCATGCAATCAACTATCCGCTGATTGCTGCAACAGCCATGTCTAACTACTCCATCCCGGCACAGGCCAGCCTGATTATCCCCAGTGGTGGTGAAGAACAGTACTTCGACGCAGAAGCAGTTGAGGCAGAAGGCTGGGAATATAACCCAGACGAAGCTCGCCGCATCCTGGAAGAAGACGCTGGCGCAACCATGGGCAGTGATGGCATCTACGTGCTGCCTGATGGCACGAGGCTTGGCCCCTACACCGCAATGGCAACATTCGGTTGGACGGACTGGGTCGCAGCGATTGAACTGGTCGCCCAAAGTGCGCAGGAAATCGGCATTGATGTTACGACCGAATATCCTGAACAACCGGTGATCATCAGCCGCCGTAACAATGGCGACTTCGATCTGCTCATCTGGTCCCTGGACCAGGGTGGCTCAAGCCCGGCAGCACCATGGGGTCGCTTCCGCGATGCACTAGATGACCGTGGCGTTCCTGATTTTGGCGAAACAGCCTTCTGGAACTGGTCACGCTTCAGCAATGCGGAAGTCCCGGACCTGCTCGACGCAGCCGCAGCTTCAACAGATCCGGCTGAAAAAGCAGAACTGTTCTCGCAGTTAGATTCCATCTATCGTCAGAATATCCCGCTCATCCCGCTAATGTACCGTCCGTTCGAATTCTACGAATTCAACGAAACGCATTGGACTGGCTTCCCGACTGCTGATAATCCGTATGCATCACCGCTGCCAGAAGGCTCCGGCTTCCAGATGCTGTACGGCATCACACCCGTCGGCCAATAA
- a CDS encoding ABC transporter permease encodes MATLSKSKEQAVAASTPGVPPTGMWRSFRDNFNLTPRFIFGLILLLFLIGFGVFGPIILNRPDPLKIVGLLYDPPSQTALLGTDNFGRDIFTQLMHGTKTSLTVGLIAGTIATLIGVLIGTVAGYVGGIVEELLMAFTNVVITIPSIVILILLSIAFSHRSIWVMGFIIGVTSWPWTARAVRAQTSSLRTREHVDVARLSGTRTLPLILWEIIPYMLSYIVMAFVLQLNSGILQEAALSMLGLGIDRGISLGIMLQWALLWESVRTGAWWAFIPPTLFLTLIAFSLFMLQSSVDDIFNPRLRQN; translated from the coding sequence ATGGCTACTCTATCCAAGTCCAAAGAACAAGCCGTCGCCGCTTCTACACCTGGCGTACCACCAACCGGGATGTGGCGGTCATTCAGGGATAATTTTAACCTGACGCCACGTTTTATATTCGGTTTGATTCTGTTGTTATTCCTCATCGGGTTCGGCGTTTTTGGGCCGATTATCCTCAACCGGCCAGATCCACTCAAAATTGTGGGGTTGCTCTATGATCCGCCTTCACAAACGGCATTGTTGGGTACAGATAACTTTGGCCGAGACATCTTCACACAGTTGATGCATGGTACCAAGACCTCGCTCACCGTTGGCCTGATTGCGGGCACCATTGCAACCTTGATTGGCGTGCTGATTGGGACGGTTGCAGGTTATGTAGGCGGTATTGTTGAAGAACTGCTGATGGCCTTTACCAATGTCGTCATCACAATTCCTTCGATTGTGATCCTGATTTTGCTCTCGATTGCATTCAGCCATCGATCTATTTGGGTCATGGGCTTCATCATCGGGGTGACATCGTGGCCGTGGACAGCTCGTGCTGTACGCGCGCAGACGAGCAGCCTGCGAACCCGTGAGCATGTGGATGTTGCGCGGCTTTCCGGTACGCGGACGCTGCCCCTCATCTTATGGGAGATCATCCCTTATATGCTCTCTTATATCGTGATGGCCTTTGTACTCCAGCTCAACTCCGGCATTTTGCAAGAAGCAGCCCTGAGCATGCTGGGCCTGGGTATCGACCGAGGTATCTCGCTGGGTATTATGCTGCAGTGGGCCTTGCTATGGGAATCCGTCCGCACGGGCGCGTGGTGGGCATTCATCCCGCCGACGCTGTTCCTGACGTTGATTGCTTTTTCGCTCTTCATGTTGCAATCGAGCGTTGACGACATCTTTAACCCGCGCTTGAGACAAAATTAA